The segment GGCCCAGGGACACGATGCCCGCGTAACCCAGGATCATGTCCAGCGACATGGCGAAAAGCACCATGATAAGGATCTGGGAACCCAGTTGCAGGTAATCGGGGAACAGGAAGAACCCCAGGCCCGCGACCAGCCAGGGAAGCACCTCCGCGGGACGGATGGCGGCGGTTCGAGACAGGTTCTGTAAAGCCGGCTGTTCCATACCGGATCCTGGGCAGCCCCTGCCCTATCGGGCGTAAAGCCCCTGCGGGCGCCACAGCAGCAGGATGATGGTGACCGCGAAGATGAAGAAGGCGCCGAAGGCGGGCAAGTAGTATTTTCCCGCGGTGTCCACGATGCCGAGGATCAGCGAGGCGGCAAAGGCCCCCCGCAGGCTCCCAAGACCGCCCACCGCCACCACGATGAGGAAATAGACCAGGTATTCCAAGGCATACGTTGGCGTCAGCCCGAGGATCTCCGTGCCCAGCGCGCCTCCCAGCGCCGCCAGTGCGCTCCCGAGCGCGAAGGTCAGCGTGAACAGCCGCCGGATGTTGATGCCCACGGTCTCGGCCATGCGCTGGTTGTCCACCGCGGCGCGCACCCTGGCTCCCAGCAGCGTGCGTTCGAACCCGTACCAGAGGGCGATGATGACCGCGAAGCTCACCAGGATGATGAACGTGCGGTAGGTGGGGAAGCGCCGGAACCCGAGGTCCACCTGCCCCTTGAGATAGGAAGGGACATCGAGCTGCACGTTCAGCGGCCCCCAGATGAACGTGCACACGGCAATCCCCATGAACACGAGGCCGATGGTCAGGAGGACCTGCTGCAGCTCGTCGGCGCCGTAAAGGCGGCGGTAGAGCGTACGCTCCAGCACGACGCTGATGAGCGCCACCGCGACGCAACCCAGCGGCGCCCCCAGGAGGAACGGCACGCCAAGTTCGCGGATGAAGGACACCGCGATGTACCCGCCGAGCATGGCGAACATGCCGTGGGCCAGGTTCACGAAGCCCATGAGGCCCATGGTCACGGAGAGGCCCACCGATATGATGAACAGGACCATTGCGAACGCGAGGCCGTCGAACGCAATGCTGACGAGGGAATTGATCACGGATAATAGAGAGTCAGGAATGACTTGGTTGCCTGACGGAGTGACGGTTGACCGTCCGGCGCTTCGGGTCGCGTGGCCACAGGCGGGTGCAAGGAACCCGCGGCGGTGCGGGCGCGCCGCCCCACGTCGTCGCGGGGCGGCGCGATACCTGCCAGCACGCTACTTCTTCTTCTCCAGTTCCTTCCACGGGTCCTTGACCATCTCGAGCGTGTCGGTCTCGATGTTGGCGAGGGCGCCGTCGCGCTTCTCGACCTTGCGCAGATACTGGTTCTGCACGATGTCACGCGTCTCGGGATCGATCATGATGGGACCGCGCGGGCTGTTGAACTTCCATCCCTTCCACACCGCCAGGGCCTTGTCGGCGTCGATCTTGCCGTTCAGGCGCCGCACCGCCTCGTGGATCGCGGCCATGCCGTCCCAACCCTGGACGCTGAAGAAGTCGGGCGTGCTGTCGGCGCCGTAAGCCTCTTTCCAGGCCTTCACGAAGGCCTTGTTCTCGGCTCGGTCCGCGGCCGCGGAATAGTGATGCATGGTGACGACGCCCAGGGGGACCTGTCCCATGTTGGGCAGCTCCGAGTCCTGGGTGATGTCACCCGGGCCGATGAGCTCGATGCCCGCCGCCCTCATGCCCAGGTCGTCGTAGGTCTTCATGACGCCGGTGGCCCACTTGCCGGCCGGAATGAACACGTAAAGCGCATCGGGCTTGGCATCCTTCACCGACTGCAGGAACGGCGTGAAGTCCGGAATCTTCGGGAACGGGAACGGGATGTCCGCCACGACCTTGCCCCCCGCGGCGGTGAACGCCTTGGTGAACGCGGTCTTGCTGTCCTTCCCCGGCGAGTAGTTGGCATAGGCCACGGCCGCGGTGCGGATGTTCATCTTCTCGTAGGCGTGCTTCCCGAGCGGGTACGCCGCCTGCCACATGGTGAACGACACACGCGCGGTGTAGGGAGAGCGCGTGGTGATCGCCGAAGTCCCGGCGTTCATGATGAGGAACGGCACCTTGGCCTTGCGCGTCACGTCGGAGATGGCGAAAGCGTTGTTGGAGTAGACCACGCCGGCGAGGATGTCGATCTTGTCGCGGGTGATGAGCTCCGTGGCAAGGCGCTTGGCCACGTCGGGTTTGGGACCGGTGCTGTCGCGCTTGATGATCTCGATCTTGTGTTCTCCGGTCCCCTTCGAATGAAGCTTCTGGTAAAGCTCGAAGCCCCGGTCCACCTGCTGCCCCAGTTGCGCGTTCGGGCCGGAGTACGGAAGGATCACGCCCACCTTGACGGTCTCCGCCCATGCCGCCCCCGTGACGATCGACAAAGCCGCAAACAATGCGGCCGGAAGCCTGAAAATCTTCATGGTGTTACCTCCTTCGAGTTTGACGCCCTCCGGCGCGCGACGATCTTAGCACTCCTGCGATTGACACGGCAACGGCGATCGCGGCAAGGGGGCGGACCGGCGGGCCTGACGGCAACCAAGCGCCGCCGCGACACGGCCGGACCAACTCGCATTCTCGCCGTAAAGCCGATAGCCTACGCGTATTTCAACCCTGCGTCACAGGAGGCAAGCGCATGAGCAGCACGACCCTGTCGTCCGACCAGTTCGTCGAGCAACTCAAGAAGGAGATCGCGACGTTCCACAAGCTGCGCATCAACCATCCGTTCGTGAAGGCCGTGTGCGAGGGCACCGCTTCCATGGACCACATCCGCACCTGGGCGATACAGGACTACCAGTTCCGCGCCGCGGTGCCGCGCATCGCCCTGCTGCGTTACGTGGCGTGCAGCGACCCCGAGTTCGCCCCCAAGCTGTTCGAAGTGGCGGAAGAGGAAACCCGCGGCCTGCTGCCCGGCGCCTCCGGCCATCCGGACATGTTCGTGGAATTCGCCGAGGCCATCGGACTCACGCGGGCGGACCTGGAACATCCGCAATTGCTGCCGGCCACCGCCGCGCACCTCTATTTCGCCGAACTGGTGATCCACACCCATCCGTGGTTCGTGGTGATGGCCGCCCAGATAGGCGCCGAGGGCACGTTCGGACCGGCCGCGGCGTTGCTGGGCAACGGCTTCATGAAGAGCTACGGCATGTCACCCGAGTCCGTGCGCTTCTTCACCGTGCACGTGGAGGCCGACGAGGAGCACGGCTCCTTGGCGGAAGAGATCGCACGCCGCTACCTCACCTCGGCCAACCTGCAGCAGCAGACGCGCGAGATGATGTTCCGCCGCATGGAGCTGCTGTACGACATCTGGACGATCACCGATTGAGTCCCGCGAGTGAGACCATGAAGGACCAGGGCGCCATGCGCCACATGGGGCGCAGCATACCCATGCGCGAAGCGGAGCCGCTGCTGCGCGGACAAGGCACCTACGTGGGCGACCTGCGGTTTCCCGGGATGCTGCACGCGGCGGTGTTGCGCAGCCCCCATGCCCACGCCCGGATCCGCGCCATCGACGTGAGCGCGGCTCTGGTCATGCCGGGGGTGGTGCGGGTGCTCACGGGTGCGGACGTGCGCGACGCCATCGCGCCCTTCCCTTCGAGCTTCGAGTTCCACCCGCCCCCCTGGCTGAACGCCATCAAGCCCGTGCTCAAGGGACCGCGCGCCCGAGTGCTGGCCCTGGACAAGGTGCGCTACGTGGGCGAGCCCGTGGCCATGGTCGTGGCCGAGGACCGCTACCGGGCCGAGGACGCGCTCGACGGCATCGCCGTGGACTACGAGGAGCTGCCGCCGGTGGTGGACCCGGAGGCGGCGCTGGAACCGGACGCGGTACGCATCCACGACGACGCCGATGACAACGTGGTGTTCCACTTCAGCATCGCCAAGGGCGACGTGGACCGGGCCCTGGCGGACGCGCCCCACCGCATCGAGGAGCGTCTGCACCACCGGCGCCACGGCGGCATTCCCATGGAGGGCCGGGGCGTCGTGGCCAACGCCGAGGTCAAGCCGCGCGGCCTGACCGTTTGGTCCTCCACCCAGGTGCCCCACAGCGTGCGCCGGCAGATCGCCTCCCAGCTCGGCTTGGCCGAGGAGATCATCCGCGTGGTGGCGCCCCACGTGGGCGGCGGTTTCGGCCCCAAGGTGGTGGTGTACCCGGAGGAGGTGCTGGTGCCCTACCTCGCCCTGGAACTGGGCCGGCCGGTACAGTGGATCGAGGACCGGCGCGAGCACTTCATCAGCACCGCCCACGCCCGGGACCAGATCCACTACGTGGAGCTGGCCTTCGACGGCGACGGCCGCATCCTCGCGCTCAAGGACCGCTTCCTGCTGGACAACGGCGCTTACAACCCCATGGGCCTCACCGATGCCTACAACACCTCGGCCCACCTGCAGGGACCGTACCGGGTGCCCAACCTCGCCGTCACCGGCACCTGCGTGGCCACCAACAAGGTCCCCAACGCGCCCTATCGCGGCGCCGGCCGGCCCGAAGCGGTGTTCGTCATGGAGCGCTGCATCGACCGCATCGCCGCGGAACTGGACCTCGACCCGGCCGAAGTGCGCTTCCGCAACTTCGTGCAGCCCGAGGAGATCCCGTACGACGCCGGCATCCTCTATCGCGACGGCATGCCCGTGCGCTACGACAACGGCGACTTCCCCGCCACGCTGCGCAAGGCCCTGGACGCGTGCCGCTACGAGGAGGTGCGCGCCATCCAGAAGGAGGCCGCGCGCGGCGGAGAGGCCCCGACGAACGCGAAGGCCGCGCCTGAACGGGTCAACGCTCGCGACGCGAAAGCCGCCTCTGAACGGGCCAACGCCGACGACGCGGAGGCCGCGACCGAACGTGAAGGGTTTCGTGACGGAGAAGCGCCACGAGACAGCCGCTACGTGGGCGTGGGCATCGGCTTCTACACCGAGGGCACCGGCGTGGGCTCCTTCGAGGGCGCCCGGGTGGAAGTGGACTCTTCCGGCAAGCTGCTGGTGTCGGTGGGCGCCAGCGGCCACGGCCAGGGACACGAGACCGTATTCTCCCAACTCACCGCCGACCTCTGGGGCGTGGCGCCGGAGGACGTCACCGTCGTCGGGGGCGACACCGCGGCCATCCGCTACGGCTGCGGCACCTTCGCCAGCCGCAGCACCGTCAACGCGGGCACCGCCATCCACGAGGCCACCCGGCGCCTCAAGGCCAAGGTGTTCGAGCTGGCCGGCCATCTGCTGGAAGCCAACCCCGACGACCTGACCACGCGCGACGGGCGGGTCTTCGTGGCGGAGCGGCCGGACCGCGGCCTCTCCCTGGCCGAGCTTGCCGGCGCCGCGGTGCCCGGCTGGGCTTCGAGGATGCCCGAAGGAATGGAGCCCAGCCTGGAGGCAAGCTACTACTACGTGCCCCAGACCGTGACCTGGGCTCACGCCGCCCACGTGGTTGTCGTGGAGGTGGACGCGGGAACCGGCGAAGTGGAACTCTTGGACTACGCCGTGGCCCATGACTCCGGGCCGGCCATCAACCCGCTGTTTGTGGAAGGCCAGGTGCGCGGCGGCGTCGCCCAGGGGATCGGCGGCGCCCTCTACGAAGAATTCGTCTACGACGACCTGGGACAGCTCCTCACCGGCACCTTCATGGACTACCTGATGCCCACCTGCGGCGAGATACCCGCCATCAAGCAGGTGCACCTCGAGACCCCTTCCCCACTCAACCCCCTGGGCCTCAAGGGCATCGGCGAGGGCGGCGCCATCGCCCCGCCCGTGGCCGTGGCCAACGCCGTGGTGGACGCCCTGCGGCCCGTCGCCAGGGTGGAAATTTCCGAGACACCGGTGACGCCCGAGCGGGTCCTGGCGCTGATACGCGGTCACCGCGATTGACCTCTCCCCACCCCTGGATTTCCGCTTTCCAGGCTGTGTCAAAATGGATTGGCGCCGTCCCCCGATTCGTCATTCCCGCGGAAGCGGGAATCCAGGG is part of the Deltaproteobacteria bacterium genome and harbors:
- a CDS encoding ABC transporter substrate-binding protein, whose protein sequence is MKIFRLPAALFAALSIVTGAAWAETVKVGVILPYSGPNAQLGQQVDRGFELYQKLHSKGTGEHKIEIIKRDSTGPKPDVAKRLATELITRDKIDILAGVVYSNNAFAISDVTRKAKVPFLIMNAGTSAITTRSPYTARVSFTMWQAAYPLGKHAYEKMNIRTAAVAYANYSPGKDSKTAFTKAFTAAGGKVVADIPFPFPKIPDFTPFLQSVKDAKPDALYVFIPAGKWATGVMKTYDDLGMRAAGIELIGPGDITQDSELPNMGQVPLGVVTMHHYSAAADRAENKAFVKAWKEAYGADSTPDFFSVQGWDGMAAIHEAVRRLNGKIDADKALAVWKGWKFNSPRGPIMIDPETRDIVQNQYLRKVEKRDGALANIETDTLEMVKDPWKELEKKK
- a CDS encoding iron-containing redox enzyme family protein, producing the protein MSSTTLSSDQFVEQLKKEIATFHKLRINHPFVKAVCEGTASMDHIRTWAIQDYQFRAAVPRIALLRYVACSDPEFAPKLFEVAEEETRGLLPGASGHPDMFVEFAEAIGLTRADLEHPQLLPATAAHLYFAELVIHTHPWFVVMAAQIGAEGTFGPAAALLGNGFMKSYGMSPESVRFFTVHVEADEEHGSLAEEIARRYLTSANLQQQTREMMFRRMELLYDIWTITD
- a CDS encoding branched-chain amino acid ABC transporter permease, coding for MINSLVSIAFDGLAFAMVLFIISVGLSVTMGLMGFVNLAHGMFAMLGGYIAVSFIRELGVPFLLGAPLGCVAVALISVVLERTLYRRLYGADELQQVLLTIGLVFMGIAVCTFIWGPLNVQLDVPSYLKGQVDLGFRRFPTYRTFIILVSFAVIIALWYGFERTLLGARVRAAVDNQRMAETVGINIRRLFTLTFALGSALAALGGALGTEILGLTPTYALEYLVYFLIVVAVGGLGSLRGAFAASLILGIVDTAGKYYLPAFGAFFIFAVTIILLLWRPQGLYAR
- a CDS encoding xanthine dehydrogenase family protein molybdopterin-binding subunit; this translates as MKDQGAMRHMGRSIPMREAEPLLRGQGTYVGDLRFPGMLHAAVLRSPHAHARIRAIDVSAALVMPGVVRVLTGADVRDAIAPFPSSFEFHPPPWLNAIKPVLKGPRARVLALDKVRYVGEPVAMVVAEDRYRAEDALDGIAVDYEELPPVVDPEAALEPDAVRIHDDADDNVVFHFSIAKGDVDRALADAPHRIEERLHHRRHGGIPMEGRGVVANAEVKPRGLTVWSSTQVPHSVRRQIASQLGLAEEIIRVVAPHVGGGFGPKVVVYPEEVLVPYLALELGRPVQWIEDRREHFISTAHARDQIHYVELAFDGDGRILALKDRFLLDNGAYNPMGLTDAYNTSAHLQGPYRVPNLAVTGTCVATNKVPNAPYRGAGRPEAVFVMERCIDRIAAELDLDPAEVRFRNFVQPEEIPYDAGILYRDGMPVRYDNGDFPATLRKALDACRYEEVRAIQKEAARGGEAPTNAKAAPERVNARDAKAASERANADDAEAATEREGFRDGEAPRDSRYVGVGIGFYTEGTGVGSFEGARVEVDSSGKLLVSVGASGHGQGHETVFSQLTADLWGVAPEDVTVVGGDTAAIRYGCGTFASRSTVNAGTAIHEATRRLKAKVFELAGHLLEANPDDLTTRDGRVFVAERPDRGLSLAELAGAAVPGWASRMPEGMEPSLEASYYYVPQTVTWAHAAHVVVVEVDAGTGEVELLDYAVAHDSGPAINPLFVEGQVRGGVAQGIGGALYEEFVYDDLGQLLTGTFMDYLMPTCGEIPAIKQVHLETPSPLNPLGLKGIGEGGAIAPPVAVANAVVDALRPVARVEISETPVTPERVLALIRGHRD